TCGGAATGGTCGCCGTCGACATTGATTAAGTCAAACATGTAACCGGGATGCTCATCAAAGAACGCCGGAACGGTTTCATGCGAATTCCCCGAAATCAATTCGAGCGATCCGCGGTGTCCCAAGTTGCTCAGTTCTTCGAAAACGAAGTCGGCGCCAGGGTTGGGCATACCAGCATAGTTTTCCATCCAAAGATCAAATCCGGTGACATCGCAATCCGGTGCGACGGATGAAACGACAGCCAAGCTCCGGCCGCGTCGGACACCAATTTCTAAGTAGCGTCGGGGACGCAAGACCGTGGCAGCGGCATGCAAAAATGTCAGCAGGTCGGCGTAATACCAGTCGTCACCAAAGTTGGCTCGACCGGTGTCGTAATAGCCTTTCAGAAATGTCAGGTAATCATCGTCGGTCAAACGATTCATCATCTGGCGAATGGAGCCTAGCGTTTTGTCACTCGTTGCCATCCGAAGAATCGTTTGGGCGCTGACTTGTACCGGTTCCAGCCATTGCGTTCCCGCAGTCTGATAAACGGTTCGGCAGGGCCCGGAATCGACGCCTTGATCACATCGAAGCACTTTCTTTTCGGTTTGCAGCATTGGTTGGAATCCGTTCCAGAGTATTCGCAAGTCGTTGCATCGCAGAATCAGCGTCGCGCACCGCACCAGGACTGTAGCAGCGATGCGGAACGATAGGCAAGAGACATCGAAACGCAAACCGAAGTGGGGCTTGTGCTAGAATGACGGACCTTCGCCTGTTAGGCACCTAAGTCATTCGCTCGATGAAACGATGCGCGGCCAGCCAAATCCCTATGAGCTTGAATTCCAAAATGAACCCGAGACACCGGAGCCTCCCAAGTCGCTGCTAAAGACCAAATCCATTGCAAATACTGTGATGTGGGCCGCTATTGCTATCACGGTGGTTGGGCCAGGGCTGCGAATTTACATGACGTTTCGAATGGCGATGCAGCAACAGTCGGTCGAACCGGCAATGATCGCCCATGGGATATCCAGGGGGCTCTTAATCGGCGTCGTGATGATTCCGGTGATGATCGTCGCGTTTTTCGTTCGCTCTTGGGCCACGATACGCCTTCGGCGAGAAGGCTTCGACGTTTAGCCGAGATCAAAATCGACCACGGCGTGTGCATCGGCCGCTAGAATGGATCGTTCTTGTTGGCGTGATGGTTGGCACGAACAAAGATTTCGAAATGCTCGATTCAACAAAGCAGCTATATCAAAGCTTGCCGGGGAAATGGCAGGGGATCTGTCGGACTTGGTTTGAGCCCGATGTGTTAAGTGATGAATCCGAGATCAGCGGTACGTTTGAGCTGGCGATCAATGATCGGTTTATCCGGCATCTGTATTGCAGTTCGCTCAAAATGAAAGCTCGCTTTGGCGAAGAGCTTTACGCCTTTAACCCAGTCACAAGGCGTTGGCAATGCAGCTGGGTCGACAGCTTTCACATGTCTGAAGCGATCATGTTTTCGGAAGGCGAATGGCTTGAAAACAAGCTGGCCGTTTTCGGCAATTACGACGTCGGCGACGGGCACCCGCAATGGGGCTGGAAAACCGTTTTAGAATTCGCCGACGAGAACGAAGTCGTTATCACTTCGTTCAATGTCACGCCTGAAGGAGAAGAAGCCAAGGCGGTTGAGGTGACCTATCTACGCGTCTCACCACCGCCGGAATATGACTTCTGATTGCTAAGCGTCCGATGTCTAGCGAGACGTCGAAACCATTGTCGCATCGGATGCCGATGGGCCAATGCCGATCGTCAACCATCCATCGTTGGATTCAACCTGTTTGGCTCGAAAGGTTTTACCAGCAAGGGTTTCGACTTTCGCATCTTCTGGGATCTTCATCGCTTGATGAAGCAACGTTTGTGGGAATGCTTCGGCAAACCCCTTCTTGATCGAGTTGCGCAGGCCGGCTTGTGTAGCGGATAGTCGTTTCGTGCCGGGGAAGTTGATCTGCACTTCGTCATTGCGTTCTAGGACGACGGTGCCGTCGTCGGAAGGAACTGGACGGTACGACGCGACAATCTCCAGCGGACGAGTGAGTTCGCGTGAGCCTTGCGCAAAACGGGTTCCACGGATTCCGACCACAAGATTGCCGTCGCGAGCTTCGAAAATCACCGGTCGCGAGCGATCGAAGTCAATCTCGAAATCTTCAGCGGGCTCATCGTCGGAGCTTGTGGACTGCTTTGGTAGGTCGGATCGTTCGATCATGCGGTCAAGCTCTGCTTTGCTAAGCGTTCGACCGGCAAGAAAACTGCCTAGGGTGTTGTCAATTAGCGATTCATGAATCTGGATTGTGACACCGCTGTTTTCATTGACCGCTGGCGGTGCTGAGGGGGCAGCAAGCTGGTTGCCTTTACGCACGGTCGAGTTTGCAAAGATGGCATCGGTGGATGATCCAATCTGCCGGGTCGGTTCTTCGAAATCCAACCGGTATAACCAGGTTTGAAAATCATCTAAGAAGCTTGGCGTTGGCCCCGTCGCCGCTTGATCCGTTTCGGCGGCGAATTCTTCGCTGATTCGGCGGACAAGTTTGCGGTGGGCAATGCGATCGGCGATCGGCTTCTGTTCCGCCGCTTTTTTGCGAGCGATTTTACGGACCAGCTTTAAGCGGTGTTCGATCGAATTCAGGTTGGTGTGTAGCGATGCGTCGGTGCTGACCTGACCGAGCTGTATGCCAGACTCGTCGGCGATCAATAAGCGAGTCGCGTAGACTTGGGCATTGCTACTGGTGCGAACACGTACGCCGCGGTTGTATCCGATATTGGATGTCGTGACGTTTCCGGTTAATGCCAATTGAATGCGAATGCTGTCTTCGGCGGGTAGCAAGTCGGCGGTCACTTGACCGTTCATTGTCGCACTTCCGTAGATGCTGGTCCCCAAAATGCAGTCACGGACCGGTGTCGTTTGACTCACATCTCGGTTGATTGCTTGTTGGACCATCGCTTCGTCGACATGCACGAAAACATTGGGAGACGAAAACAATCGCTGCGACTCATCGACCAGTTCAACCGATTGGTCGGTGCGTTCGAGCAGATCCAGCAATAGCCTCAGTGTTGCGATGTTATCTGGCGTGGGCTCAGCAGGGATCTCTGACCATTGGTCGGAAAATCGTTCGAGTTGTCGGCCGAGTGCTTTAGCGATCACATCTTTGCGGCGATAGCGAAGCGCATCGCTGTACTGATGGGCTGCTGTGCGAACGTCGCGAATCGCAGCAGTCTCCAGACCAGGGAAGACACCCGTCGCACGACGACTGACTTTATCAAGATGTTCAGCAATCTCTCGATCATCAGCCTCAATCTCGATCGACTGAACTGCCGCTTCGATCCTTAGATAGTCGAGCCAGGCAGCCGCGTTGGCTTCACCAGTGGTGCTGGACAAATGCGCACGCAATTTCTGCACAGCCGATAAGAAGGCTTCGCGCGTTGGGGCAACATCTGCGATCCGTTCCGCCGATAGCTGCTCGATTGACTGCCGTGCGGCCTGTTCAATTGAGGAGTGCCAGTTTTGTGCCGCCAATTGATGGCAAATGACAAAAGGACTGATTCCAACAGCCGCGATTGCAGACGCTCGAACCAAGATGTTTTTAAAACGAATTTGCCAGAACTGACCGACCATGGAGATGTTCCCAACAGCTGAAATGGGATCGAAAGATAACCCGACAAGAGAAGATAGTGAATCTGCAAGGGTTTTGCAGGCGGCCCCGACGATGGAAAAGGATTTTTCGAGCGGCAGACGTGGAGCCTTGGCGTCTATACCGCTTGGTTTGATTGGAATTGTCGATTGTTTGATGAGCTGGTGCTTGAATCGTTATCGGATTCGCCCGCGCGATCCCGTCGCGACCCTAAGGTCACCGTCGGCAACAAAGTTCCCGCTAAGCAGATCGGTCAGCTTTTCTTTCGCCCCGCGCTCGTTGGGCTGTTCCATCCCTGGAGGGCTTCCCCAAAGCAGTTGGGTGTGGTCGCCGGTGAGTAGGTGTAGTTGAGGGACAATGTTCATTCGTGGATCACCACTGACGGTGATCTTGGCGATTTGAATTCGATCGCTGACCGCCGACAGTAAGTTGGCAAGCATCGCTGCCGATTCGACACGACGCTCACCAAATGGTGTGCCTTCGACTCCATTGGGATAGACATTTTCGACTTCGATTTGAATCAGTCGTCGAACGTCTTCGGGTGAGATGTTGGCGGTCGGCAGCATGTGTCCTTCGCCATCAAGTGGGAAGTACATCTCATCGGAGCGGCCTTGGGTTGCCAGTCCCATACTTGAGAGGTGCGATTCAATTTCTCGCATCCACTGCGAATCCCCGGTGACGTGAAACGCCGCGACAGGACGTCGGTATTCGACATCGATTCGGTATTTGCCGCCAGGAAGTTTGGTGACTGAACGGACGTCGCGAATCCAAGGGTGGTTCTTGAATGCGGAAGCGAGCTTCGCTGTGGCTTCGCGATCCAGTGAGGACAGTTCGTTCAAATGCGCCCAGCGGTTGACATCCTCCACTAAGTCGACATGAATGAATTCATGAGGCTCGTTCAAGATGATATTTGCCGGATCGATGCCTTGGTGTTTGGCCGCAAAGTACAGCGCAAACCACTGCGAGTAGGCAAAGTAAGATCCGACCAGCAGTGCCATCGGCCAGACCAAGGCCCATACGGCTGGTGCTTTGATCAACCGCCGCAGCAACCGACGAATGGGCCGAGGATCAGCATCATCTTTGCGTGCCATTGATCCTTCCCTGGAAAGTTTGTCGAGGCAATACCGTTTGAACTACGACATCACCTCTCAAGTTTCCGTTTTGAGAGCCTTGTTTCACGGCGCGTGAAACATGTCGTCAGTCGCTGTTTGTCCAACTATTACTGCGCGGCAGATTTGTCGATCGACGGTTTGATAAGACCGTGACGTCGCGAGTTGAGGCAATTCAACTGCTCGCCGTGCATGAATCAATCATCGGCAGATCAGCCGCGAAGATGACTCAATTTGTTAGACAAGGTAACGCTCTACCAAATCTGTAGATTCAGTTGCAAGTCGATCCCGGTTTGCAGCAGAACTTGTTCGCGGACACGCTCGATCAGCTTGAGACATTGATCGCTGGTGGCACCATCATGAGCGATCATGTAGTGCGGCTGCTGCGAATCGATGGAGACTTCGCCTTCGCGGCTTCCCGCCAGGCCGACATTTTGGATCAGTTCGCGAGCCGAGATGGTATCGGGATCGATAAACGGCATTGCGATCCGTTCCATATCGGACGGACGTGTTGAATTGCGTGAAATCCAGAGCTTCTGCATCCGCTTGGTCAGCGCGACAGCATCTCCGGGTTCTAGCAGGAAGTCGACTTCGACAATGGTCGAACCCGTCAGCGAAGTTTTTCGGTAGGTAAAGCCGACTTCATCCTGGTCGACTTCGCGGATCGATCCGTCCGACTCCATGACGCGGATGGCGTTAACCACCGGGCTGATGTCACGTCCGCCACTGGAAACATTCCCAATGACGGCAGCCCCCACGGTTCCGGGGATGCCGACAAGGTGCTCAAGGCCGCCAAGACCTGCGCCGACCGCTTTGACGACCGCGTGCGAAAGTTTTGCACCGGCACCGGCGGTCAGTCGGTTGCCATCAATGGCAAGTCCGCTGGTTGCCGCGGCAGCCATGGAAATGACAACGCCGTCGAAACCTGATTCGCGGACAAGCACATTGCTGCCCGACCCGAGGATGCGAACGGGAAGGTCGTTTTCACCAGCCCAGACGATGATCTCCGTCATCTGTTCGAGGTCGACAGGTTCGGCAAAAAAGTGTGCCGGACCGCCGATCCCCAACCAAACTAAGGGAGCGAGCGATTCGTCGGAGCGGACTACGTGTTGAAGGCGTTCAGGAATCATGCACCGATAATACCGCAGCAGGCGAATCCTGCCAGTGGGACTATGCAAGCTGGGGAGCAGTTCACACTCGCCGTTTTCAAATCAGATGAAATCACGCACAAACGGTTAGACCGACTCGTTTAACGCCAAGTCGATCTAACGCATCGCTTGCTTGGTTCTAGCCGCGTGGAACTGCGACGGACCGGATAAGGTTGCGAACCGGTTGCTTGGACTGATAGCCCTTTAGGAGGTGTCGTTTCCACTGACCGGCATCGGTTCGTGAAAACACGATAATCTGTGGCAGCATTTTCTCGCCCTTGGTCAACTGATCGACCAATTCGGAGTTTTCGTCGCGGTTAAGAACGGCGATGCTGACGTCGTCCAGTTCACCGGTTTCTGCCATTGGTTCTAATGTTGTCTGCTTCAAGACATTGCATGCAGGGCACCAGGGTGCACTGACGACAACCATTAAAGGTTTGCCTTCCTTAACAGACTCCTTGTACGCTTCCGCGTAATCGGTCTTGATTGGTGCTGATGTAACACTTCCGAGCAATACAGCTAACAGCAACGAAACCATTCCGAGCTCCTTGAATTAAAGCATGGTTACCGATCGGCGGTACACAATGTCATTTCGTTCGAAGGGAAGTCCTTCGAAGTCAGTGAGTTCGAGTGAATGCTTCGATGAGTCATTCGATTCACTCGAACAAGCCGCCGAGGGCGAGTCATTCGTTGTTGTCCACGCTGATCCATTCCATTTACGCGCGACCCGATTCGTGGGCGCTATGGTGGCCAACAAATTGCCCTAATGGGAGATCGTCCAACTTGGGATCATTCCCACATCGGTGGTTCCCAGAACCATTCTGGGGAACCTGGGGCAACCCTACCGAAACTGCGGCTCCGGAAGGTTGGGCGGAGTATATGGATGCCCAGGCCGTCAACAAGGCGTACAGTTCAGAAATCACCAAATTCCATGAACGCCGAAGCGTGCAAAAATTGAAATAAGTTGGGGCAGGATTTACCGAAAGTCGCTAAGCTTCGATCCACCAACCATTTGAAGCATGCCAATCGACGACGCCCCGCCGTGATAAAGCATGTACGCAGGTGCACTTACCCGATCGAAGGAAAGGTCTGCCCCCAAATGATGTTTGTTGAAAACCTGTCCTCGGTCAGCACGATTACTTCACCCGTTTGCCGATTCGGGTGCTTTGCCGATTTTGGTCCCGCAACTGGCGCCACCGCTACGCAGGAAATCGCCGCAACTCTTGTCGCTGCAGGGGCAGTCAAATGAGGTTGCGAGTCGGATTGATCGGTCTCGGCGAACAGTGGCAATCACGTTATCGCCCAGCTCTGCGAATGTTGGACGACCGATTTGACGTTCGTGCCGTCTACAGCACGATTTCAAAACTGGCCGAATCTACGGCAGAAGAGTTTCAAGCCGATCCCATCGACGGATACCGAAGCTTGGTCTACCGGTGTGATATCGATGCGGTCCTGATTCTTAAACAGTGCTGGCTGGGTTGGCTGCCAGCTCTGGCCGCCTGCCAGGCTGGAAAGGCGGTGTACTGGGGCGCCGGTTTGGATTTTGATCCCGTGGGCCAAAAATCCGTTCGGCAGACGATCGAAAGCAGTGGCGTTGCCTTCATGGCGGAACTGCCAAGACGATTCGCCCCAGCGACGCTGCGGATGAAAGAACTGATTGCCACACACCTGGGCGCACCTCGGCTAATCCGAGTTCACCGCCAAGCGATCTGTTCCGATAATTCGCCCCATCCGGGGCCTGCCACCTGTCGGACCGACGATAGCGAGCTAGTCGAGTTGGTTGATTGGTGTCGCTACATTGTCGGACGGTCGCCAACAGCAGTTAGCTCGGTTTGCAAAGAAGATCTCTTTCAATCGCTGATCTTGAATTACGACCAGCAGGATTCCGGTTGTCGTACCACCAAAGACGGTGCGGACCAGTCAAAAGTTGATCGAGGTGCGATCGCCGAAATCGCAACCGATAGCACACTTCCTGTTCAATGGAAGGAAGCGGCGAGTTTCCGTTCTCCTGCGGCGATGAAAGTCCAATGCGAAAACGGAGTCGCATTTATCGACCTGCCAAGCAATTTGGTTTGGTTTGATGACGCCGGTCGCCATGTCGAATCCTTGGAAACCGAGTCGCCTGTGGGTGAGCGAATGTTGCGACAGTTTCATCGCAGCGTGACCAGTTTGGTCCGCGATCTGACTGGGCTTGTCGATGCATACGAAGCCGCTGCGGTTGTCCAAGCGGCACGGCAAAGTCATGAAACTGGGTGTCGTGTCCCGTTGCCCGCCTAGGCTCTTCTGGTCAAACCAACCAAGTGTCTTTCTCGCGCTGTAGCTTGATCACGCTTCGATAGACACTTGGTCAATACAAGGGCTTACCAAGTATCCAGTTCTCCTTTAGTACACCGTGCTCCTTAATACACAGTGATCGCTCGGACACGTTCGAGCACGCCGTTGTAGTAAACCGATTCGCCGGGCCGGAATTGTCGGATGGGTTTGCACAGTTTTTCTGCAGACCAAAGCTGAACCGGACGGTCCTGGTGGACAACGACGATCTTTCCTGATCCCAGCAAGATCATCAGTGCTTCACACTCCTGGAGCGATTGTGAACTGATCCGGCAAGCCGCGGGGCGACTGCTTGCGGGCAGGCTGTTCGCTGGCAAGCTTCTTTGCAATCGGTGATTGACTGGAAGTGTGTTCGGTCGTTCTGGCAATGTGGCGAGGCTCATGTCCAGATTGTTCCGCCGCAATTGACACCTTTGGTCTGGCGTGAATTACCGAATTTCTATTCCCGTCAATCGGGCAGCGGTAATTTCCGTCCTATGTTTTCCCAGGGTCCGCGCCAGTTGACCCACTCGACCGGACGTCGCTGGGCGCGTAACCCGAACAACCGAAAAAAACGACACGGGTTTGCCGAAGGAAAGCAGCGAGAAACGAATCATGGCCACGCGAACAATGCCAGGGCGAGCGGATAACCGCCAAGATCAATTCGAAGAGATCAAATCGCGAATTCACAGCAAGCTGGTCGATAAGCTTGACTTGTCTCGCGTCGGCGACATGCAGGGGGATGCCCTCAAACGGGAAATCCGGGTCGTCATCGAGCACCTTTGTGATGCCGAAGACACACTTCTGAACCGTCAAGAACGCGAACGGATTGTCGACGAAGTTCTTGACGAAACGTTCGGCTTGGGGCCGTTGGAGTTGATCTTAAAAGACCCCAAAGTCAGCGATATCTTGATCAACGGTCCGAAGAACATCTACGTCGAAAAGGGCGGTCAGATGCAGAAGACCGACGTCGAGTTTCGCGACGGAAAGCACCTCCTGCAGATCATCGACCGAATCGTCAGTAAGGTCGGTCGGCGTGTTGACGAAACCTGCCCGATGGTTGACGCGCGTTTGGAAGACGGCTCGCGGGTCAACGCGATTATTCCTCCGTTGGCACTCGATGGTGCCGCGGTCAGTATTCGTCGGTTCGGTAGCAACCCGTTGAAGCTGGAAGACCTGTTGAACTACAAGGCGTTCACGCCCGAGATGGTGATGTTGCTAGAAGGCTGCATCAAAGCTCGCTTGAACTGCATCATCGCCGGCGGTACCGGTTCTGGTAAGACGACGTTGCTGAACACGCTGTCGTCCTTTATCGGCCATAGCGACCGTATCGTCACGATCGAAGACGCGGCCGAATTGCAGTTGCAACAGGATCACGTCGTTCGATTGGAAACACGCCCGCCGAACATCGAAGGCAACGGTGCGGTGACCGCGACGGACTTGGTGAAAAACGCCCTGCGGATGCGTCCCGAACGGATCATCATCGGTGAATGTCGTGGTGGCGAAACGTTGGACATGTTGCAAGCGATGAACACCGGTCACGACGGTTCGTTGACCACGATTCACGCCAACACGCCTCGTGACGCGATCGCCCGTTTGGAGACGATGGTCATGATGGCCGGTTTCGAGTTGCCCGTTAAAGCGATTCGCCAACAGATTTCCGGTGCGGTCGACGTCTTGATCCAAGCGAACCGTTTGCAAGGTGGTCCACGTCGTGTGACCGCGATCACCGAAGTCGTCGGTATGGAACAAGAAACGATCGTCCTGCAGGACATCTATCGCTTCGAGCAAAAAGGCATCGGC
The Stieleria sp. JC731 genome window above contains:
- a CDS encoding thioredoxin family protein, with product MVSLLLAVLLGSVTSAPIKTDYAEAYKESVKEGKPLMVVVSAPWCPACNVLKQTTLEPMAETGELDDVSIAVLNRDENSELVDQLTKGEKMLPQIIVFSRTDAGQWKRHLLKGYQSKQPVRNLIRSVAVPRG
- a CDS encoding UDP-N-acetylmuramate dehydrogenase, which produces MIPERLQHVVRSDESLAPLVWLGIGGPAHFFAEPVDLEQMTEIIVWAGENDLPVRILGSGSNVLVRESGFDGVVISMAAAATSGLAIDGNRLTAGAGAKLSHAVVKAVGAGLGGLEHLVGIPGTVGAAVIGNVSSGGRDISPVVNAIRVMESDGSIREVDQDEVGFTYRKTSLTGSTIVEVDFLLEPGDAVALTKRMQKLWISRNSTRPSDMERIAMPFIDPDTISARELIQNVGLAGSREGEVSIDSQQPHYMIAHDGATSDQCLKLIERVREQVLLQTGIDLQLNLQIW
- a CDS encoding Gfo/Idh/MocA family protein, with protein sequence MRLRVGLIGLGEQWQSRYRPALRMLDDRFDVRAVYSTISKLAESTAEEFQADPIDGYRSLVYRCDIDAVLILKQCWLGWLPALAACQAGKAVYWGAGLDFDPVGQKSVRQTIESSGVAFMAELPRRFAPATLRMKELIATHLGAPRLIRVHRQAICSDNSPHPGPATCRTDDSELVELVDWCRYIVGRSPTAVSSVCKEDLFQSLILNYDQQDSGCRTTKDGADQSKVDRGAIAEIATDSTLPVQWKEAASFRSPAAMKVQCENGVAFIDLPSNLVWFDDAGRHVESLETESPVGERMLRQFHRSVTSLVRDLTGLVDAYEAAAVVQAARQSHETGCRVPLPA
- a CDS encoding DUF1579 family protein — encoded protein: MLDSTKQLYQSLPGKWQGICRTWFEPDVLSDESEISGTFELAINDRFIRHLYCSSLKMKARFGEELYAFNPVTRRWQCSWVDSFHMSEAIMFSEGEWLENKLAVFGNYDVGDGHPQWGWKTVLEFADENEVVITSFNVTPEGEEAKAVEVTYLRVSPPPEYDF
- a CDS encoding CpaF family protein, whose product is MATRTMPGRADNRQDQFEEIKSRIHSKLVDKLDLSRVGDMQGDALKREIRVVIEHLCDAEDTLLNRQERERIVDEVLDETFGLGPLELILKDPKVSDILINGPKNIYVEKGGQMQKTDVEFRDGKHLLQIIDRIVSKVGRRVDETCPMVDARLEDGSRVNAIIPPLALDGAAVSIRRFGSNPLKLEDLLNYKAFTPEMVMLLEGCIKARLNCIIAGGTGSGKTTLLNTLSSFIGHSDRIVTIEDAAELQLQQDHVVRLETRPPNIEGNGAVTATDLVKNALRMRPERIIIGECRGGETLDMLQAMNTGHDGSLTTIHANTPRDAIARLETMVMMAGFELPVKAIRQQISGAVDVLIQANRLQGGPRRVTAITEVVGMEQETIVLQDIYRFEQKGIGEDGKAYGTFECSGVRPSFMDKLEAAGVRLPSSAFRERTMMHA
- a CDS encoding class I SAM-dependent methyltransferase is translated as MLQTEKKVLRCDQGVDSGPCRTVYQTAGTQWLEPVQVSAQTILRMATSDKTLGSIRQMMNRLTDDDYLTFLKGYYDTGRANFGDDWYYADLLTFLHAAATVLRPRRYLEIGVRRGRSLAVVSSVAPDCDVTGFDLWMENYAGMPNPGADFVFEELSNLGHRGSLELISGNSHETVPAFFDEHPGYMFDLINVDGDHSEDGARADLLTVIPRLAVGGVIVLDDITHPQHLYLEKVWDEVIGNNPAFSSAKYRELGYGVAVAVRKQG